tttattttttaaacataggTTATGACAAGTACATTACATAATTACACTCatgtgtattttattttaaaattgttagcgcgctaataaataaaaaaaaaaaaatgatgtgcaATTGAAATGTGAGAGAGAAAAGATAAGCCGAAACTTTCCACCTACGTTCGATACTTGGCAGAATTATTGAACTTAGCCAAAACAAAACATCAACAATtcactagaaaaattacatgtctctatttattttataaatttataagtataaaGTAGATACTCCTGAATTAACATGAGATACTTGGTGAATATCCGAAgagcaaaattatttttaagtacctacgaaaaattagttaatcgATCATCAGCAACATTGATGAGACGGTACTCATCAAATGCACCTGAAGAGTCAAGTAGAGACAAAAAACCTTCACTACACAAACACCTGCAtgctaaaataaaatcatgtgGGCCTATTCCTGTGGCTGAGTACATGAAAGAAGCACTCACAAACCCTACAGCAGGATATTACATGCTAAGAGACGTATTTGGTGCCGAAGGGGATTTTATAACATCTCCAGAAATCAGTCAGCTCTTTGGCGAGGTacatttgtttaattttttttctctatcaaaataaatatttaacagatGATTTCGATTTTCAGATGGTAGGGATATGGGTGTTGAACGAGTGGAGAAAAATTAGTAAAGACAACTTTCAATTAGTCGAGCTGGGACCTGGGAGAGGGACGTTGAgtaaagatattttaaaagtattcaaGCAACTTAAAGCGCTGAATAAATTGTCTCTGCATTTAGTTGAAGTCAGTCCTGCTTTGTCAGAGATTCAGGGTAAGAAATTATGTACAACTTCTAAGGAAGTTACCccaattttaattagtaatagTGATGATAGAAATGAAAAGCACTATCGTGAAGGAGTTACGGATGATGGTACTCATGTATTTTGGTATCGTTCTATAGAACatgtaccaaaaaaattt
The genomic region above belongs to Cotesia glomerata isolate CgM1 unplaced genomic scaffold, MPM_Cglom_v2.3 scaffold_91, whole genome shotgun sequence and contains:
- the LOC123274910 gene encoding protein arginine methyltransferase NDUFAF7, mitochondrial isoform X2 translates to MRYLVNIRRAKLFLSTYEKLVNRSSATLMRRYSSNAPEESSRDKKPSLHKHLHAKIKSCGPIPVAEYMKEALTNPTAGYYMLRDVFGAEGDFITSPEISQLFGEMVGIWVLNEWRKISKDNFQLVELGPGRGTLSKDILKVFKQLKALNKLSLHLVEVSPALSEIQGKKLCTTSKEVTPILISNSDDRNEKHYREGVTDDGTHVFWYRSIEHVPKKFSVFIAHEFFDALPIHKFQKNNGAWHEVFVDIDPENEEKFRYVMSKFPTLSSKLFISEDEKRDHVEASPQMMVIIDYMAKFLKECGGFAFIADYGHTGDKTDTFRAFKKHQQQDPLVDPGTADLTADVDFAMIKKIATKDDRMIAFGPVSQKKFLLDLGIDVRLNMLLHKTSDADRKDLISGYKMLVDEDKMGYFI